Below is a genomic region from Leptospira yasudae.
AAGGGCGCATTCCGCGTTTCGAAAAAAGGCCAAAAGCGTATATTTACCTTTCAAATCCGCAAGACTGATGTTTTTTCCCAGATAATCCCGCACCGCGAAATCTTTAGCCGTGTCTCCCGTTTTCAGTTTCATAAAAATCTCCTTTCTGATTCTGTTTTTAAGTTTAGACTCATTTTGTTGCCTAAGCAACAATTATTTAAGCATCATAAATCGAAAATAGGCATTTTTTACTCGGATTTTTCGCAATCACCAAGGGGAGAAAAACCCTTGACTTTCGTTCTTAAAGCCCTATTTTCCTCGGATCATGAAACGAATCACGATCGCAGTCTTATCCCTTTCGGTCTTTATTCTTCTCGCGCTTCCCTTTCTTGCGGACGGAGAAAACGGAGTCATCGATGCGGAAGTTCGCGCAAGAAGCGGCGGTTCGTTTGCACAAGGAAGAGACGGGTCGATTCATTATCAATTCGAAGGTCCGGAAAACGGCGAGATCGTAGTCTTGGTTCACGGTTTGTCCATGCCGCTTTTTATCTACGGCCCGATATCGGCCGTTCTGCAACGCGAAGGATTTCGGGTATTAAGAATGGATTTATACGGAAGAGGACTTTCCGATAGACCGGAAACTCCGTATAACAACGATCTCTATGAAAGACAGCTTTCCGATCTATTCCAATCTCTGAATATTCAAAAACCGGTACATTTAATCGGAACGTCTATGGGCGCCTTGGTCGCGATCCATTTCACCCTCAAATATCCGGAAAAAGTGAAAACGCTCGGACTCATCGCCCCTGCCGGATTGCCGATGGAAATTCCATTGGTGGCAAAATTGTCCCGTCTTCCGATTTTGGGAGATTATATGATGAAGTCGTTCGGAGATCGGTCATTGCTCCAGGGAACCAAGAAAAGTTTTTACGAGCCCGAGAAATTTCCCGACTTCGGTTCCCTTTTTCAGGAACAAATGCAATACAAGGGTTTTAAACGAGCGATTCTTTCCAGCTTGAGAAACATGCCGTTAGAATCCTTCGAAGAAGAATACAAACGTTTAGGAACATTCAAAATTCCTAAATTATTAATTTGGGGAAAAGAAGACAAGGTGGTTCCGTTTAAAAACAGCGAACTTGCCTTGCAACTTCTTCCCGGAATCGAGTTCGTACCGTTAGACAACGCAGGTCATATACCGCACTATGAAATTCCGGAAAGAGTCGCTCCAAAATTGGTCGAATTCTTAAAACGTTAAACGAACGTCATAGAAACCGAGTCAATCCAACGAAAGAAGATAAGTCGTCTTATACGTCGTAAGGGGTTCGTAGATTTCCATCGAAGCTTTTCCTTTGATATCGCATCCTTTTTCTTCGCAAGCTCTGAAAATCTTCGGATAAACCTTATAAATTCCTAAAAAGATCGAAAGAAAATTCTTAAGAGGAAATTCCGCGACGAGATATTTTTTCGCTGGAATGGTTCTCGCCTTCAGTTCGATGGAAAGACCGTCCGGAATTTTGGAAATGGGTTCCGCAAAAATAGCCCCGACTTCGCTACGCAGTTTGTCCTTCGGAACTTCGTTCGGATTGTCCAAATAGATCCCGAATAATTTAAAGTCCTTGAATCCTTTTTCGGGAAGTTCCTTCTGGAGAACTTCGAACGTTAAACCGACATTGCGATAATCTCCGATTCGCTCGTGCGAAAGAATGTAGAACGGCCCTTGTGTTTCTTCCCGAACCTGAACCCGATCGAATGCGCCCATATAAAACAAAAAACCGACGAGCGCCACGCCCAAAACTAAAATACTCAACGCGAGAATTTTCATAACCACCTCAAAGAATTAAAATTAAGAAGAAGGGAACGATCAAACCGTAATTCAAATACAGCCAATACGAGTATCGATTCAAAACGGTTCGTTTCTTTTTTGAGAAGAACAAGTCGCGAACCAAAAGAAATCCGGCGACGAATAAAAGGAAAGGAAGAAAGAACTCCGCGGACTTGTTTCTTTCATACGGAAAGTTGTGAAAGAATTTCAGCCAGCCTTCCCCTCCCACGAAAAAACTCGCGAAGATCGAAAGCAAAAACAAATCCCAAGGAATCAGAATGAAGATTCCGAACGCAGTACTGCGATTGTGCCTCCAAACGAGGGAAAAAACCTTTTGTTCGCTCGCAATTCTTTCCCGAAAACCGGACAAAAGAATATCAAACAAATCGAATATTCTAAATTTTCCTTCCGTATACGAATCCTCCAAACCGCTCAGAATCGCATTCTTATACGTTTTGGAATAAGAAGAAGGATAAGCGAATTCCACGAAGAGTTGAAAACATCGAAAGATCATCTTAGTTTTCCAGAAGATCCAATTTCTTGGCCCGTTTTAATGCGGATTCCATCTTTTTCAATTCGTGGATCAAAATCTCTTTTCCATCCGGAGTGATTTCATAATAGAGCCTTCTTGGGTCGTCCCCCGGTTCGAGTTTTCGTTTGGAATGTCGAATCCAACCGTAACCGCGAATCGATTCCAAGGTTCGATACAGAGTTCCGGGGCCTAAACGAAAATTTCCTTCCGAAGAAATCTCGACCGATTTTGCGATTCCATATCCGTGCTGCGGCCCTTCCGCCAGTGAAAGCAGAATATGAAACATAGCCGGAGTGATTCCTTTGATTTCGGAGAATTCTTCCTTGGCTCTCATATATATCCATTATAGATATATTCATATCGGACACAAGTAATTTTTCGTTCCAACACGGGGATCGCATCTTCACTTCGAAATTCTCTGGGGGAAACGCAAACCACGATAAAAACTCGGGTCATTCTCCATTTGGAAAAGCTCCACGGATTTTTTTTGAACATGTTCAATTTTTTTGATTGAAAAAATTCGGTGAAGGTGTTATTTTTTGAACATGTTCAAATTTGGAGTTAAATTATGAAACGCATCTTTGTTTGGGCTCTATTCTTCGGAATCAGCGCCTCGGCCTTTGCGGATTCCCAATCCGATTTCTTTGAATCGGTTCGAATCGGGAATCTCGCGAAGTTGGAAAAAATCTATTCGGAAAGTCCGTCGATGTTCGACAACACCGATAGTCGCGGCAGATCCGCGGTTTTTTACGCGATCGAAAGCGGAAACCCTTCCGTAGTTCAGTTCGTGTTGGATCGCAACAACAGGATCGACACACCTGATAACGCGGGAGAATATCCGATTCACTACGCAGCGAGAATGCCGGACAGCAAAATCGTTGATTTGGTTTTGATTCGCGATTCTTTCAGCGGCTATCTGACACGCAACGGAGAGAACGCTCTCGATATCGCATCCCATTACGGAAACAACAGCGTCGTCGCGTATCTGTTGGCGAAAGGTCTTAAGTATTCGAAGCCGGGTTCGGGTCCGTTCACCATCGGACTTTACGTCGGATATTTGATCATCAGCATCCTAATGACTATCTGGGTTGCGAGAACTCTTTTCAACAACGGAAGAATTTTTCTGATCCAGATGTTCAACGGGGAAGAGAAACTCGCGGATTCGATCAATCATCTTTTGATCGTCGGATTTTATCTGATCAACATCGGCTATATAAGCCTTTCCTTGACCTCCAGTCAAAAACCTTTAGACCTGGCAGAATGTATCGAAATTCTCACCACAAAAGTCGGTGTCGTACTTTTGCTTCTGGGAGCGATGCACTTTTTCAATCTCTTCCTGTTCGCAAAATTCAGAAAGAAAATTTCCCACACTTTCGGAGAAGCTGAAGTTCCCGCATGATTCGGAAAAAATCGAAAACGCAAAAAGAGACCGGCAAGTCGCAACAGACCCGGTCTCTTCTTTTTAAAACCGCGATTTCCTTATTTCAGAAAGAAGGTTATGACGAAACCACGATGCGCGCCATCGCGCAAAAGGCGGGCCTTGCGGTGGGCGCTTCGTATTATCATTTTAAAACGAAGGAAGACATCGTTCTGGAGTTTTACAGACAGACTCAAGACGACGCAAACATTCAAAATAACGAATATTGCAAAATCGAATCCGACTTGAAGGCCAGGGTTAAAAACGTCATTCGATACAAGTTGAGCCAGTTTCAAGGATACGAAAAATTCCTGCACGTACTCGCAAGGAGCGGAGGAGATCCCCAGCATCCTCTTTCCCCTTTCAGCAAAGAAACGAAGCAGATTCGGGAAGACGCGATTTCTCTTTTTAAAAACGCGATCGATTCCTCCAAGGATTCTCTGCCTTCCGATTTAAAGGAAGAACTTCCCTCGTTGTTCTGGCTCTTTCAAATGGGAATCATTTATGTTTGGCTGTTCGACGGATCGGCTCATAAGAAAAAGACCGAACTTCTTTTGGATAAGGGTTTGGATCTTGTATTTCAACTTTTAAAACTTTCCTCATTGCCGATCTTTCGATCGGTCCGCAAATCCATTCTATCCATAATCGATCTTTTCAAACAATAACGCGCAGGAACCGGAACGTATGAATCTCGAAAACGCAGACACTCTTCCTCCCAAAGAAAAAATCAAAGAAGAAGTCCTTCTAAAAACGGAAGAGTATCTCAAAGAACTTTCCGGACTTCAGGAAAAATTATACGCGCAGAAAAAACGTTCGGTCTTGATTCTTTTGCAGGGAGTGGACACTTCGGGAAAGGACGGAACGATCAAACACGTTTTTGCGGGAATCAATCCGCAAGGATGCTGCGTGAAATCCTGGACCAAGCCGAACTCGGAAGAGATCCAGTACGACTTTTTATGGAGAATCCACAAATACGTTCCTCCGAAAGGGATGATCTACATTCACAATCGATCGCATTACGAAGACGTGTTGATGCCTAAGATTTTAGGAACTCTTTCGGAAAAAAGAATCGAAGAACGATTGGAATCGATCCGCGATTTCGAAAAACATCTTCAGCGCGAGAACGAAACTCTGATTCTTAAATTCTTTCTGCATATTTCCAAGGAAGAGCAAAAACAAAGAATCACGGAACGCCTATCGGATCCCGATAAAACCTGGAAATACGATCCGTCCGATCAGACGACGCAAGACCGTTGGGACGATTATCAAAAAGCGTACGAGACGATCTTTCGATATAAGGAACAGGAAAAAGAATGGAACGTGATTCCCGCCGATAAGAAATGGTTCCGCAATTATCAAATCGCCAAAATTCTTTGCAAAGAATTGGAAAAGATCGTTTCTTAAATCGGCAAATAAGAACGTGTAAGAGACGACTTGCATTTGCGGATAAGAATCACGAAAACGTCATCGATGAAATTCTCAATCCGCAAAACAAAAAAGGCCGAATTTTAACATTCGGCCTTTCAACTCCTAACTAAGAAGTCCGGTTGTCGTTTTACAGCGTGTCTCAAATCTTAATTATACTTTGATAGAAAGGCAAGCTGCAAGGTTCTGTCCCTGACGCTGCGATCCTTAGAGAGCAGTGTCATTGAGTTTTCTTTGGGACAGGTTCTTATAAGGCCCGATTCATTCCCTTTTTAGAGGCAAAGACGCCGAGAATTTTCAACTGCGCTTCCTTTACCTTTTCCGAGCTATCGTAAGAATCGTCCGACCTCATCAATTCCTTCATGAGCCAGCGGGAGGATTCTCTATCAAGAAAATCTAATACTTGAATCACGAGCTTTTCACGCACGCTTTTCAACGCCTCCGCAAGATCGGGAAGACTCACTTGTCTCAACAGATCCTTCAGCTCGTTGTAAGAAAGAGAATGAAACGCGCGGCTCAACAGTATGTCCGAATCGATCTGCGGTTTCGAATTGCAGAATTCCGCGTAAAAATCGTTGAGAAGGATCGTATCGATCTCCTTTCTTTTCTGAGTTACGAAATTCCAAAAACTTTCCTGATACGATTCCCCGAAATAAGAAGCCACTTTTTCCAGAAACACGGTAATGTGCAGCTCCTTCTGAATCGCCTCCATTCCTTCGAGTATGATGATTCTATCTAATAATTCTTTTCCTTCGTAATTTCCGGAAACGATATAACCTTTCAGGATATTGTGGACGTTTTCCGCATCCATTCCGATTCCCATCAGATCGAATCCCTTTCTCAGAAGAAACGGATGTTCTTCGGAATCGAAAGCATCGATCAAAAAATATTTTCCAAAGACATAACACTTCTCGCTGAGTTCCAACATCATCCCTAATGTTTTCAGACTTTTTTCGCGATCAGAGTCTTTGCAGATAAGTTGATCGGGTCGTATGTGTGCCAGCATGCCTTCGTTTCTCCGAAATGGTATTGTCGATTCTTGATAAACCTCGTTCCGTTTTAAACGCGAGATTTCAATCAGTGAATTCTTTGTGAATAAAGATGCATCAATAGACGTGCGAATGCTTTTTTTTCAAACCCTTTTCCGACATTTTCCGAAGGAAAACCGCAAATTCTTTCCTCAATTTTCGTCGCTTCTAATCCCTTCGTTTTAGTTTGGACCGCAAATGGACTCTTCGTATTCAAATTCCATCAGCCTTAAGTCATGGGAATCATCGGATACAGAGCTACTTTCAAAGATTGCGAGTAATGAATCAAAGGTTCGGTTTGTAAAACGGGGATTCTATGACTTTGCAGAATCGTGTTTTCGTAGATTTTACATTCACCTTTTTGCAACGGCCAGGGAAGATGATGCACTTCGGCGCGGTAAATTCTTCCCGAAGAATCCTTACAATAAAGACAATATCGTTCGGTCAGCCAATGCTCCAGCGTTCCCGGCTGCGATCGATACGGTTCGGAAATCGGTTGATAGACCGCGTAAAATCTGGCGTGGTTCGCGCGAGCATCGGTTCGATCACTATAAAATGTTTTTTGAATATTCTTTCTTTGCAATGTCATATCCGCGTTGAGATACGGAAGATGAAAGAATTTTCTCGCGATTTCAACAACCAGGGGATTGCTCGCATCCAAACTGAAGAAATATACGCCGGGTTTATCCTGGGCTCGAACGTAGGTTCGGACGTTCAATTCTGGAAAGTAAGAAAGCCAAGGAAGCGGCGGAAGATAGGCAGGCCGTACGCCTTTCATGCGAAAGGGAACCAATCCTATATAGGCTTTTCCTTGATGCGTGTCCGCGTTCAATCCTTTCGGAAGAACCTCTTCCAAAAAGCCGATCGGAATTTCCCAGTGAAGGAAGGCGAGCTCTTCCCAATACTGAATCATGAACGGTTTCGCTTTCGGCAAAGCCCAAGGTCGATGTGCGGTTTGGCTCAGTATGGATGAAAGTGAATTCGGATTCATCGCGGGATGAATTTACATTCTCCATTGGGAACGAATAGAAGTTTTTGCGGGAACTTCTGCATTTTGCGAAAGGCTTTAACGGATAAAGGCCGTATTCTCTTTCAAGGTAAAGCGATTCGTTTTGAAGAGTAGGAAAAGTTCTTATATCGATTCAGCCCTAAAGTAAGACACGACCTGTTTCTTTTTTTAATTTAAATCTTACCCCATGACAGAAACTCGTTTTAACAAGACGCTTCAGCCGCAATCGATTGATTCGAAAGAATGCGACACTTACGCACATATCATTTTATAAATACGGACACCTCCGCTAAAAATCAAAACGGTCTGTCTGCTTTCTCCATCCACTTCGATAGGAATAGACAAAGGTTCCCTATATGAAAAAGAATTTTAAAAAGTTTCTCCTCTCATTCTTAATCGGTGTTTCATTCGTAAATTGCCCCGGAGGCGGTGGCGGTTCGGATATGTCCTCCCTTCTTTTCTTGGTTATGGGTAATGGAACCTCCAATTCAGGCAGCAACAAACCGAACACACCGGCTGCAGCTCCCTGTATGGAAAAGAATTCGTTTACGATTTCCAGCGGAACTGCTTGGACCTTCAGCGGACTTCCCTACTATTACTCGAGCGCAAAAACGTTCATATTATCTCCATCGAAACCTTCTTCGATTTTTTATGCGAAACAGGATCATTCTTTCAACGATCCGAATACGGATTATCGTCCCGTACTTCCGACCTTTTATGATTCTTCCGGTAACAATTTCTTAAATAGAGAACCTTGGAACGTGTTTACGGTCGCTTCGATGGCTCCGTACGGCTCCAACGGTTTTTATTATGCGAATAAGTATGTAAGCAACAGCTCCTCCTCGGGACAACTCAACGCGGTGGACTTTAATTTTCCGGTCAATCCGGCCACGACAAACGCGAGTGCTTCGATCGTTACGAACTGTAGAAAGTTGGACTCTGATGAACAATTCTTTTCCACAGGCGGAGGTTCTTCGAACACAAACGGGTTGAGCAAGGTTTGGACCAATCGCAGAAAATTGAATGTGAATCTGATCTTTATCAAAGACGGAATCAACCGTGCTTATCCGAATCCGACGGAAGCGGGTTTACAAACCGCTTTGGATCGATGGAAATCGATCTATTCTCAAAACTCGGTGAAAATCGACATTCAATTCACGGTCACGGAATTGGATTCTTCGGAATTTCTTTCCCTTTCTTCTCTTTCCACGGATTTTTATTCGGTCGCCGGAAGTTTGGGAAAACTATTCGTATCCACTTCTTCCATTCAATCGGATACGGCTTTAAATCTTTTTATCGCAAGAGATGAAACCGAAGTCGGCGGGGTTCTCGGTATTTCCGGCGGCGTTCCGGGCAGCGTCGGTCTCAAAGGAACGCCTCAATCCGGGATGATCGTGTTTATCGAACCGCATCGTTCTTCGGGGACGGTGGGTTCCATTCTCAGCGCCACGGACCAAAGTTTTCTCGGCGATACGATGGCTCATGAGGCCGGTCATTTTCTCGGATTGTTTCATACGGTGGAACGCGCAGGTCAAAGCGGGTCGACTTATCCGAACCGAACGATGGATCCTCTGATCGAAACTCCTCTTTGCACTTCCACCCGAAACACGAACGGAAACGGAGTCGTGGACATTTCGGAATGCAGCGGCACCGGTTTTTTCGACTCGGGCGCTTTGAATCTAATGTTCTGGGCAGGAGACGGCGTGACTCAACAAACGCAGCTCACCGGAGAACAGGGTTGGGTTTTAAGAATGAACCCCCTCGTTTACTAAACTCAATTAGGAAATTCTAAATTATGAAACGCTTAATCTACCTTATTCTTTCGATTTTGATTCTTTCCGTTCCGGTTTTTGCGGAGAATCTGGACCAACAAAAACTTTCCAATATCAAACGCGCCCTTTCCGTTACGAGACATCAGGAAGACCTGAACGAACTTAAAACGGAACTCGAATCCTACGCGTCGGACCCTTCTCCCTATTTGATCGCGGTGATTCAGGAACCGGGAACCAGGGTTTATATCCGCACAAGAGCTTTGAATCTGCTTCAGTTTTATTCCTCGGAGTCAAACGCGCAGTTCTTGGAATCGAAAATCTCCGCCAACGACGAACATGATTCCGTCCGTAAATTCGCGATCCGTAGCTACGCGATTTCACAAAGAGGCCAATCTTCGAAGGTTGAGTCCTTTTTAGGAAAATTCAAAACCGATTCTCACCTGGGGGGTTTTGTCCAGAGAACCCTGAAGGAATACAACACAAACGGCCAATTGGAAAAGAAACATTCCCCGAATCGGGAATTCGACCGTTCTCATTTGAAAAAGTAAGTTTTGACTCCTGGGTTAGCGGAAAAGGCCCTTTCGGTGATTCCGGAGGGGCCTTTTTTGTGGGAACTCTTACATTTTTGTCGCACGAAGAAATTCCGTTCTTCCCGCGACTGTAGGAACTCCAACGTTTCATAACTTAAGGGATAATTCCCCTTCCGAAGCCGTCAGAACTCCTTCAAAAACGGGCCGATTCTCCCTAAAAACGTAGGAACTCCCCCTAAAATTGGTGTAGATCAAATACCAAAGTTCAGAAATCTGTGCACATGAGCCAAATTGAATCCGTACCAATCGGAACCCTCCCACCCTTGGGACAGGTTCCTAAAAAAATGTATGCGCAGGTCGTTCGTCCCGAGCGCTACGGCGATCCGATCAAAGCAATTCAGGAAGAACTCATCGATGTT
It encodes:
- a CDS encoding YqjF family protein, encoding MNPNSLSSILSQTAHRPWALPKAKPFMIQYWEELAFLHWEIPIGFLEEVLPKGLNADTHQGKAYIGLVPFRMKGVRPAYLPPLPWLSYFPELNVRTYVRAQDKPGVYFFSLDASNPLVVEIARKFFHLPYLNADMTLQRKNIQKTFYSDRTDARANHARFYAVYQPISEPYRSQPGTLEHWLTERYCLYCKDSSGRIYRAEVHHLPWPLQKGECKIYENTILQSHRIPVLQTEPLIHYSQSLKVALYPMIPMT
- a CDS encoding PadR family transcriptional regulator, giving the protein MRAKEEFSEIKGITPAMFHILLSLAEGPQHGYGIAKSVEISSEGNFRLGPGTLYRTLESIRGYGWIRHSKRKLEPGDDPRRLYYEITPDGKEILIHELKKMESALKRAKKLDLLEN
- a CDS encoding alpha/beta fold hydrolase → MKRITIAVLSLSVFILLALPFLADGENGVIDAEVRARSGGSFAQGRDGSIHYQFEGPENGEIVVLVHGLSMPLFIYGPISAVLQREGFRVLRMDLYGRGLSDRPETPYNNDLYERQLSDLFQSLNIQKPVHLIGTSMGALVAIHFTLKYPEKVKTLGLIAPAGLPMEIPLVAKLSRLPILGDYMMKSFGDRSLLQGTKKSFYEPEKFPDFGSLFQEQMQYKGFKRAILSSLRNMPLESFEEEYKRLGTFKIPKLLIWGKEDKVVPFKNSELALQLLPGIEFVPLDNAGHIPHYEIPERVAPKLVEFLKR
- a CDS encoding TetR/AcrR family transcriptional regulator, encoding MIRKKSKTQKETGKSQQTRSLLFKTAISLFQKEGYDETTMRAIAQKAGLAVGASYYHFKTKEDIVLEFYRQTQDDANIQNNEYCKIESDLKARVKNVIRYKLSQFQGYEKFLHVLARSGGDPQHPLSPFSKETKQIREDAISLFKNAIDSSKDSLPSDLKEELPSLFWLFQMGIIYVWLFDGSAHKKKTELLLDKGLDLVFQLLKLSSLPIFRSVRKSILSIIDLFKQ
- a CDS encoding LIC10244 family PerRA/PerRB upregulated protein, which gives rise to MLAHIRPDQLICKDSDREKSLKTLGMMLELSEKCYVFGKYFLIDAFDSEEHPFLLRKGFDLMGIGMDAENVHNILKGYIVSGNYEGKELLDRIIILEGMEAIQKELHITVFLEKVASYFGESYQESFWNFVTQKRKEIDTILLNDFYAEFCNSKPQIDSDILLSRAFHSLSYNELKDLLRQVSLPDLAEALKSVREKLVIQVLDFLDRESSRWLMKELMRSDDSYDSSEKVKEAQLKILGVFASKKGMNRAL
- a CDS encoding M43 family zinc metalloprotease, which produces MSSLLFLVMGNGTSNSGSNKPNTPAAAPCMEKNSFTISSGTAWTFSGLPYYYSSAKTFILSPSKPSSIFYAKQDHSFNDPNTDYRPVLPTFYDSSGNNFLNREPWNVFTVASMAPYGSNGFYYANKYVSNSSSSGQLNAVDFNFPVNPATTNASASIVTNCRKLDSDEQFFSTGGGSSNTNGLSKVWTNRRKLNVNLIFIKDGINRAYPNPTEAGLQTALDRWKSIYSQNSVKIDIQFTVTELDSSEFLSLSSLSTDFYSVAGSLGKLFVSTSSIQSDTALNLFIARDETEVGGVLGISGGVPGSVGLKGTPQSGMIVFIEPHRSSGTVGSILSATDQSFLGDTMAHEAGHFLGLFHTVERAGQSGSTYPNRTMDPLIETPLCTSTRNTNGNGVVDISECSGTGFFDSGALNLMFWAGDGVTQQTQLTGEQGWVLRMNPLVY
- a CDS encoding PPK2 family polyphosphate kinase; protein product: MFSNNNAQEPERMNLENADTLPPKEKIKEEVLLKTEEYLKELSGLQEKLYAQKKRSVLILLQGVDTSGKDGTIKHVFAGINPQGCCVKSWTKPNSEEIQYDFLWRIHKYVPPKGMIYIHNRSHYEDVLMPKILGTLSEKRIEERLESIRDFEKHLQRENETLILKFFLHISKEEQKQRITERLSDPDKTWKYDPSDQTTQDRWDDYQKAYETIFRYKEQEKEWNVIPADKKWFRNYQIAKILCKELEKIVS
- a CDS encoding ankyrin repeat domain-containing protein, with the protein product MKRIFVWALFFGISASAFADSQSDFFESVRIGNLAKLEKIYSESPSMFDNTDSRGRSAVFYAIESGNPSVVQFVLDRNNRIDTPDNAGEYPIHYAARMPDSKIVDLVLIRDSFSGYLTRNGENALDIASHYGNNSVVAYLLAKGLKYSKPGSGPFTIGLYVGYLIISILMTIWVARTLFNNGRIFLIQMFNGEEKLADSINHLLIVGFYLINIGYISLSLTSSQKPLDLAECIEILTTKVGVVLLLLGAMHFFNLFLFAKFRKKISHTFGEAEVPA
- a CDS encoding GyrI-like domain-containing protein, which produces MKILALSILVLGVALVGFLFYMGAFDRVQVREETQGPFYILSHERIGDYRNVGLTFEVLQKELPEKGFKDFKLFGIYLDNPNEVPKDKLRSEVGAIFAEPISKIPDGLSIELKARTIPAKKYLVAEFPLKNFLSIFLGIYKVYPKIFRACEEKGCDIKGKASMEIYEPLTTYKTTYLLSLD